GATGttgctatctttccctctccttccAGAAACtccttttgaatacaatgtatcagTCATTGTatctatctcctctcctctccctctcctctctctctctctctctctctctctctctccccctctctctccctctctctccctcccctcccctcccctctcctctcctctcctcccctctcctctcctcccctcccctctccccctcctcccctctcctcctcctctcctccccctcctctcccccctctcctctcctccccctcctctcctctcctctcctcccccctcccctcccccctcctcccctctccactcctcccctcctcctctctctctccctccctctcccctctctcctccccccctctcctctcctccttccctctcccctctcccccctcccctctcctcttctccccccacgTCCCCtcttccatcccctccctcctcccctctctccctcctctcccccctccactctcctttcctccgcccaccccccacctcccccctctcctctcctcccccctcccctccacctcccctctctcccctcctctcctctcctctccctccttccctccctcccctctccctcctcccctccctcccctcccctccctcctctcccctcctcccctctcctctcctctccccactcctctccccctcctcccctctcctcctctcccctctctcctctcctcctcctcccctctctcctcctccctcccctctcctccccctcctcctctcctctccctccctctctcctctctcccctccctcctccctcctcgcctcccccctctcactcctctcctctctcctcccctcctctccccaccctctcctcctcccctcctcctcctctccctccccctcccctccctctccctccctcccctcctcctctctctcctctcctcccccctctcctcctctcctctctccctcctctcctctccactcctctcctctctccctcctcctccctctcctctccccccctctctcctctctcctctcctcctcctccgcctctccgcctctcctctcctctcccctctcctcctctcctctctcctccctcctctccctctccccccctctcctctcctccccctctccttctcctctctcctctctctctctcctctcctctcccaccctctcctctcctctcctctcctcccatctcctcccctaccttccccccccctcttcccccctctcctctccccacaactcctccactctcctccctcctcccctctcttcccccctcctcctctccctcctctcctctcctctcctctccctccccttagcctccctcccccccccctcccccctctctccctccctccctcacgctCACCTTCCATCActcctctctaccctcctctctcccccaaccgccgccactctctcccctctcacttccctcccatctcccctcctctctccatcccctcccccccctcggtGGTTGCAGGTTACCCCCGCACCCCTAGtggcgtagggagtggatgaggaaagggaataacagaactagtgcTGTGGAGGGGGATCGCTGTCGGAGGCGGGAATCGATGGGCCGAGGGCCTGGTTCACCCGCATAtcgcaactaaactaaacatatatatCTTACCACACGACACAGACATACATTTTTTTTACCATTcgcacacacatagatacaaaaGAATGGTGAAGATGTGACCCGAGTACCAATTGTGGAGGAATTAGTTTCAATGGGTTTTGATTGTATTGGGGGGACACACCACGGGgccatgaggggggagggagtcacACACTCGCTGGGATAGTCAATACACGCATATAATATGAAATACACGCACAACCCCATTATCATaccacacacacatgtgtgtcgTCACACACGCAGATGTAAGTGCGGTACACACATGGGTGACTGTGagttgtttgcgtgtgtgtgcattgggcgggatgtgtgtgtgtacgtgtgcagtGAGTGtgctgtgagtgtgtatgtgtgtggatcTATGTATGTGTGTGGTATATTCTTATATCTATGTGTGTGGTGCAAGTGGGTAGTGTTTTTGTTTCGTGTGCATAATCAGGTGTGTTAGTAGGTGTGTCTCgtgtatgtatgagtgtgtgaCATCCCTTGGTGACATACATGTAAGTGTACCCACACACACTGTATATACCCCCACCCAAACACCAGGTTGTGTGTTAAatgtacacccacacacacccctgatATCCTACGTGTTGTTCCAGGTGTGTCTCTTGgtttacccacccccccccacctcagcaAGCTCTGGCGGTGGGGCCGTACCATAGCGGGTGCACGGGGTATTCACACACAGATTTCTGTCCTTTACTACCCCATACACCTGACACCCCCCCAGCTCCCCACACGCACCCCACATGGTATCTCTACCCCCCCCACATATCATCTAATTGACACCCACATTTATCCCCACCCACCATATTGACACATCTCAATATCTGATGATACACATAATCTTAGAGAGTAATCCCCCGGTCCCACCGGACACAGTTATACTTACAGCCCGGGTGGCTTGCCCATACGTGGGGTGGATGGGGTCCCCCGACATAGACGGGGGTGTGGACTGGGTGGCGGGCGTGTTTGCCGGCTGCTAACGGAATGTGGTGGACTGGTTGCTGTGTCAGGTGCTGATCCGTGTACACGCGTGTGGCGTGAATCCCGTGGAGACCTACATGCGATCTGGAACGTACGCCCGGAAGCCCAACCTGCCCTGGACACCAGGGAACGATGTAGCCGGTGTCATCGAGCAAGTGGGGCAGCACGTCACCACCTTCAAGgtagccccccatccccccatttaTAGTAACAGCGCAAAAAcactgcccttcggcccatcaagctcctgcccaccagcgatcacctcatacactggcGCTATCGTGCACACATTAGCGACATTTCACAATTCACAATATCAGCCGGGATTTTAaataagtgctggattaactctaaatcagagggtcaggcagcatctgtggagaacatggataggtgacgtttcacagagtgctggattaactcagagggtcaggcagcatctgtggagaacatggataggtggcgtttcacagagtgctggagtaactcagagggtcaggcagcatctatggagctaaggaaataggcaaagtttcgggctgaaacccgtaagggtttcggcccgaaacgttgcctatttccagtaggatttcggcccgaaaagttgtctATTTGCTtggctctatagatgctgctgcaccataactcagcgcggtcaggcagcatctgtggagaacatggataggtgagacgtttcacagagtgctggagtaactcagcgggtcaggcagcatctgtggagaacatggataggtgactttcacagagtgctggagtaactcagcgggtcaggcagcatctgtggaaacatggattcagttactcctgcactttgtgccttttttcaaAGACTAGCGCCTGCAGTTTCTCGTTTCTACAGGGGCTTTTTGCAGTCTCTGTGGGGTAAATGTGTTTATTCCCTACAACTGGTCCAAACTGGACTGAGAACCTTTGCTCTTGGGCAGGGACTCGGGGGTGAATGGACTCATCCCAGGATCATGCGCTGGGTTTAACCATTGACGCGGTGGTCAAAGGGCAGCTgcccgggggaggggagggggaggctggggagggggagttcacGTTATTGACCAATTcgggcctatcgagtctactccgccattcaatcatggctgatccatctccattctcctgccttctccccgacacccgcactaatcaacaatctatctgtatctctgccttaaaaacatccgctgaccatgtggcctccacagccgtctgtgtggcaaagaatcccacagattcaccaccctctggctaaagaaattcctcctcatctccttcctaaaagaacgtcctttaattctgaggctttgccctctggtcctagactcccactagtggaaacatcctctccacatccactctatccaggcctttcactattctgtacctttcaatgaggtcccccctcattcttctaaactccagcgagaacaggcccagcgtaacagacaaacgctcatcatatgttaacccactcattactgggatcattcttgtaaaacctcctctggaccctcaccagagccggcacatccttcctca
The Leucoraja erinacea ecotype New England unplaced genomic scaffold, Leri_hhj_1 Leri_541S, whole genome shotgun sequence DNA segment above includes these coding regions:
- the LOC129694100 gene encoding quinone oxidoreductase-like; translated protein: NVVDWLLCQVLIRVHACGVNPVETYMRSGTYARKPNLPWTPGNDVAGVIEQVGQHVTTFKKGDRVFTCGTVSGGYAEYTIAAGDTVYPLPNSLSYKQGSAIGTPYFTAYRALMQ